A region from the Rhinoderma darwinii isolate aRhiDar2 chromosome 2, aRhiDar2.hap1, whole genome shotgun sequence genome encodes:
- the TAF12 gene encoding transcription initiation factor TFIID subunit 12 isoform X2, giving the protein MNNGYRNNMDTMKIVNDGTLLGPGPHTPKQRADVSRLCELRGKALQIMNQFGASTLINLSSFSSPTTMAAPATVKQEPTIANSTPGNKVPGTAAGGGRASPDANQVLTKKKLHDLVREVDPNEQLDEDVEEMLLQIADDFIESVVSAACQLARHRKSNTLEVKDVQLHLERQWNMWIPGFGSEEIRPYKKACTTEAHKQRMALIKKTQKK; this is encoded by the exons CTTCTTGGGCCTGGGCCCCATACCCCAAAGCAGCGTGCAGACGTATCTCGGCTGTGTGAGCTAAGAGGGAAGGCGCTCCAGATTATGAACCAATTCGGAGCATCCACGCTCATCAACCTGTCCAGCTTTTCCTCTCCCACCACCATGGCTGCACCAGCCACTGTGAAGCAGGAGCCAACCATAGCCAACAGtactccaggtaacaaagtacccGGGACAGCGGCGGGAGGAGGACGTGCAAGTCCAGATGCTAACCAG GTTCTAACCAAAAAGAAGCTTCATGATTTGGTGAGAGAAGTGGATCCAAATGAACAGTTAGATGAGGATGTGGAAGAG ATGCTCCTTCAAATTGCAGATGATTTCATTGAGAGTGTGGTTTCTGCCGCCTGTCAGCTGGCCCGACACCGTAAATCCAACACGCTTGAAGTTAAAGACGTTCAGCTGCATCTAG AGAGACAATGGAATATGTGGATTCCTGGATTTGGATCAGAAGAGATCAGGCCCtataaaaaagcatgtacaactgAGGCTCACAAACAG AGAATGGCTTTAATAAAGAAGACTCAGAAGAAGTAG
- the TAF12 gene encoding transcription initiation factor TFIID subunit 12 isoform X3: MNQFGASTLINLSSFSSPTTMAAPATVKQEPTIANSTPGNKVPGTAAGGGRASPDANQVLTKKKLHDLVREVDPNEQLDEDVEEMLLQIADDFIESVVSAACQLARHRKSNTLEVKDVQLHLERQWNMWIPGFGSEEIRPYKKACTTEAHKQRMALIKKTQKK, encoded by the exons ATGAACCAATTCGGAGCATCCACGCTCATCAACCTGTCCAGCTTTTCCTCTCCCACCACCATGGCTGCACCAGCCACTGTGAAGCAGGAGCCAACCATAGCCAACAGtactccaggtaacaaagtacccGGGACAGCGGCGGGAGGAGGACGTGCAAGTCCAGATGCTAACCAG GTTCTAACCAAAAAGAAGCTTCATGATTTGGTGAGAGAAGTGGATCCAAATGAACAGTTAGATGAGGATGTGGAAGAG ATGCTCCTTCAAATTGCAGATGATTTCATTGAGAGTGTGGTTTCTGCCGCCTGTCAGCTGGCCCGACACCGTAAATCCAACACGCTTGAAGTTAAAGACGTTCAGCTGCATCTAG AGAGACAATGGAATATGTGGATTCCTGGATTTGGATCAGAAGAGATCAGGCCCtataaaaaagcatgtacaactgAGGCTCACAAACAG AGAATGGCTTTAATAAAGAAGACTCAGAAGAAGTAG